In one Herpetosiphonaceae bacterium genomic region, the following are encoded:
- a CDS encoding amino acid ABC transporter permease: MAGAGSRTQPGRRGILPLGLVDRTPWWLVIVVLAMAIVLFSMLQEQRYVQSLTYLLRGVGLTILLSVVSYAIALVIGLIAGLGRVARNQIVYTLSTIYVEVIRGIPLLVIIIYTQVNVASTMGFNRRPVISGIVALSIGYGAYLAEVYRAGIESIERGQMEAARSLGMSYTQAMRHIILPQAIRRVLPPLGNDFIAMLKDSSLVSAIAVNELTQLGRIEAARTFDQFRTLNAVAVLYLILTLLLSLGVRLIERRTSGGKR; this comes from the coding sequence ATGGCTGGTGCGGGCAGCAGAACGCAGCCGGGACGTCGCGGCATTTTGCCGTTGGGCCTGGTGGATCGTACGCCCTGGTGGCTGGTGATCGTCGTCCTGGCGATGGCGATCGTGCTCTTTTCGATGCTGCAAGAGCAGCGCTACGTCCAGTCGCTCACCTACTTGTTGCGCGGCGTGGGCCTGACGATCCTCTTATCGGTGGTATCGTACGCGATTGCGCTGGTGATCGGCCTGATCGCCGGATTGGGACGTGTAGCCCGCAACCAGATTGTGTACACGCTCTCCACGATCTACGTCGAGGTGATCCGGGGCATTCCGCTGCTGGTGATCATCATCTACACCCAGGTCAACGTCGCCTCGACGATGGGCTTCAACCGCCGCCCGGTGATCTCCGGCATCGTCGCGCTCTCGATCGGCTACGGCGCGTATCTGGCGGAGGTCTATCGCGCGGGCATCGAGTCGATTGAGCGGGGCCAGATGGAGGCGGCGCGCTCGCTCGGCATGAGCTATACCCAGGCGATGCGCCATATCATCCTGCCCCAGGCGATCCGGCGCGTGCTGCCGCCGCTCGGCAACGATTTTATCGCAATGCTCAAAGACTCGTCGCTGGTTTCGGCGATTGCGGTCAACGAGCTGACGCAGCTTGGGCGGATCGAGGCGGCGCGCACATTCGACCAGTTCCGCACGCTGAATGCGGTAGCCGTTTTGTATCTGATCCTCACGCTGCTGCTCTCGCTGGGCGTGCGCTTGATCGAACGGAGGACAAGTGGTGGCAAACGGTAA
- a CDS encoding basic amino acid ABC transporter substrate-binding protein, with amino-acid sequence MKRISFTALLGLLMALLAACGQQGTGSDTTGTQGSPAASAPVSSTAVEGSGAAGGALPDLGGRKVVIGTDATYPPMESVDRNSNQIVGFDVDLMNEIGKLINIKPEFQNAAFDTIFTALQSKQFDAVVSSATITDERKKIVAFSEPYIEVGQVVVVRADDTKINGAADLGSGALVGVQTGTTGEEAAGTEAKVADNNLKRYPTIDLAFAELANNTIDAVVADNPTVANYISQEQYKDKLKIVGEAFTTESYGIAVQQGDTELLNAINAALAQLKENGTIDQLKQKYNIK; translated from the coding sequence ATGAAACGGATTTCGTTTACGGCACTGCTGGGTCTGCTGATGGCACTGCTGGCGGCCTGCGGTCAGCAGGGCACCGGCTCCGACACGACCGGGACTCAGGGATCTCCGGCTGCCAGCGCTCCGGTCAGCTCCACCGCTGTCGAGGGAAGCGGAGCGGCGGGCGGCGCGCTGCCCGATCTCGGCGGTCGCAAAGTGGTGATCGGCACCGACGCGACCTATCCGCCGATGGAGTCGGTCGATCGCAACAGCAACCAGATCGTCGGCTTCGACGTGGACCTGATGAACGAGATCGGCAAGCTGATCAACATCAAGCCGGAGTTCCAGAACGCCGCCTTCGACACGATCTTCACAGCGCTCCAGAGCAAGCAGTTCGACGCGGTTGTCTCGTCGGCGACGATCACCGACGAGCGCAAGAAGATCGTCGCCTTCTCGGAGCCGTACATCGAGGTCGGGCAGGTGGTGGTCGTGCGCGCGGACGACACCAAGATCAACGGCGCGGCAGATCTGGGGAGCGGCGCGCTCGTCGGCGTGCAGACGGGCACCACCGGCGAGGAGGCAGCCGGCACCGAGGCCAAGGTCGCCGACAACAACCTGAAGCGCTACCCGACGATCGATCTGGCCTTTGCCGAGCTGGCGAATAACACGATCGACGCGGTCGTCGCGGACAACCCGACCGTCGCCAACTACATCTCGCAGGAGCAGTACAAAGACAAGCTGAAGATCGTCGGCGAGGCCTTCACCACCGAGAGCTACGGCATCGCCGTGCAGCAGGGCGATACCGAGCTGCTTAACGCGATCAACGCGGCGCTCGCACAGCTTAAGGAGAACGGCACAATCGACCAGTTGAAGCAAAAGTACAATATCAAGTAG
- the lepA gene encoding translation elongation factor 4 encodes MTKNVRNFSIIAHIDHGKTTLSDRLLELTGAISERERREQALDSMDLEREKGITIKAKAVRLSYLAHDGQEYELNLIDCPGHVDFSYEVSRALAACEGALLVVDAAQGIEAQTLANVYMAMEHELTIIPVINKIDLPGAQPEVVADEIERVIGMQGDELLLVSAKEGTGVPAILEAIVQRIPPPTGDDSKPLQALIFDSHYNSYKGVIAYVRVMEGEIRAGQQVLFMGTGVKVDALELGVFRPQMMPVDVLHAGEVGYIATGLKDVGDVQVGDTVTLPGKAAAEPLPGYRPAKPMVFAGIYPVESNDYADLRDALEKLKLNDAALSYQPETSAALGFGFRAGFLGLLHMEIVRERLEREYNLNLLITAPSVEYQVLTTSGEILVVDNPSDMPEPSKIEEIEEPVMQISVIVPTRYIGQVMELVTTRRGTFESMEYLEETRVLIKYRIPLSEIVIDFYDQLKSRTQGYASLDYTLAGYQPADLVKMDVLVNGVPVDALSMVIHREFAQPQGRKLVEKLRSLIPRQMFEVPIQAAVGAKIIARETVRAMRKDVLSKCYGGDITRKKKLLEKQKEGKKRMKMVGNVEIPQEAFMAVLSLEQE; translated from the coding sequence ATGACAAAGAACGTACGCAATTTTAGCATTATCGCCCATATTGACCACGGCAAAACCACGCTCTCCGACCGGCTGCTGGAGCTGACGGGCGCGATCTCGGAGCGCGAGCGGCGTGAGCAGGCGCTCGATAGCATGGACCTGGAGCGCGAGAAGGGCATCACGATCAAGGCCAAAGCGGTACGTCTGAGCTACCTTGCGCACGACGGCCAGGAGTACGAGCTGAACCTGATCGACTGTCCCGGCCACGTCGACTTCTCCTACGAGGTCAGCCGCGCGCTGGCGGCGTGCGAGGGCGCGCTGCTGGTCGTCGATGCCGCGCAGGGCATCGAGGCTCAGACGCTGGCGAACGTCTACATGGCGATGGAGCACGAGCTGACGATCATCCCGGTGATCAACAAGATCGATCTGCCGGGCGCGCAGCCTGAGGTCGTTGCGGACGAGATCGAGCGGGTGATCGGCATGCAGGGCGACGAGCTGCTGCTGGTTTCGGCCAAGGAGGGCACGGGCGTCCCCGCGATCCTCGAAGCGATCGTGCAGCGCATCCCGCCGCCGACCGGCGACGATAGCAAGCCGCTCCAGGCGCTGATCTTCGACTCGCACTACAACTCCTACAAGGGCGTGATCGCCTATGTCCGCGTGATGGAGGGCGAGATTCGCGCCGGACAGCAGGTGCTCTTCATGGGCACCGGCGTCAAGGTTGATGCGCTGGAGCTGGGCGTGTTCCGCCCACAGATGATGCCGGTCGACGTGCTGCACGCCGGCGAGGTCGGCTATATCGCGACGGGGCTCAAGGACGTTGGCGATGTGCAGGTGGGCGATACCGTCACGCTGCCCGGCAAAGCGGCGGCGGAGCCTCTGCCGGGCTACCGTCCGGCCAAGCCGATGGTCTTCGCCGGAATCTACCCGGTCGAGTCGAACGACTACGCCGATCTGCGCGACGCGCTCGAAAAGCTCAAGCTGAACGACGCGGCGCTGTCGTATCAGCCGGAGACGAGCGCGGCGCTGGGCTTCGGCTTCCGCGCGGGCTTCCTGGGGCTGCTGCACATGGAGATCGTGCGCGAGCGGCTGGAGCGCGAGTACAACCTCAACCTGCTGATCACCGCGCCGTCGGTGGAGTACCAGGTGCTGACGACCAGCGGCGAGATCCTGGTGGTGGACAATCCATCGGACATGCCGGAGCCGTCCAAGATCGAGGAGATCGAGGAGCCGGTGATGCAGATCAGCGTGATCGTGCCGACGCGCTACATCGGCCAGGTGATGGAGCTGGTGACGACCCGCCGCGGCACCTTCGAGTCGATGGAGTATCTCGAAGAGACGCGGGTGCTGATCAAGTATCGCATTCCGCTCTCGGAGATCGTGATCGACTTCTACGATCAGCTCAAGTCGCGCACGCAGGGCTACGCCTCGCTGGACTACACACTGGCGGGCTACCAGCCAGCCGATCTGGTCAAGATGGATGTGCTGGTCAACGGCGTGCCGGTGGACGCGCTCTCGATGGTTATTCACCGCGAGTTTGCGCAGCCGCAGGGCCGCAAGCTGGTCGAAAAGCTGCGCAGCCTGATCCCGCGCCAGATGTTCGAGGTGCCGATCCAGGCGGCGGTCGGCGCGAAGATCATCGCCCGCGAGACAGTCAGAGCGATGCGCAAAGACGTGCTCAGCAAGTGCTACGGCGGCGACATCACGCGCAAGAAGAAGCTGCTGGAGAAGCAGAAAGAGGGCAAGAAGCGCATGAAGATGGTCGGGAACGTCGAGATCCCGCAGGAGGCGTTCATGGCGGTGCTGAGCCTGGAGCAGGAGTAG
- a CDS encoding VTT domain-containing protein, with the protein MEIDTSTERPALRSVEQTRRSIPWRPLLSLLGTIALTLLLVALPVDVTSWGALGYLGAFVLTLLSSATVLVPRVALGAALKFGASGALNPILVGLVSGIAAGLGESTGYLAGRSGAELAHLQERPAYRRIAAWVERRGTLTVFILAAIPLPLIDLAGLAAGAMGMSFLRFELACLAGKITRFVPVALFGHWLRLNGWL; encoded by the coding sequence ATGGAGATTGACACGTCAACCGAACGACCCGCGCTGCGGAGCGTGGAGCAGACCCGGCGCAGCATACCCTGGCGTCCGCTGCTCTCGTTGCTCGGCACGATCGCGCTGACGCTGCTGCTGGTGGCGCTGCCGGTCGACGTGACCAGCTGGGGCGCGCTCGGCTATCTCGGCGCGTTCGTGCTCACGCTGCTCTCAAGCGCGACCGTGCTGGTGCCGCGCGTGGCGCTCGGCGCGGCGCTCAAGTTCGGCGCATCCGGCGCGCTCAACCCGATCCTGGTGGGGCTGGTTTCGGGCATCGCAGCGGGGCTAGGCGAGAGTACCGGCTACCTGGCAGGCCGCAGCGGCGCGGAGCTGGCGCATCTTCAGGAGCGTCCGGCCTACCGACGCATCGCCGCGTGGGTCGAGCGCCGGGGCACGCTGACCGTCTTCATCCTGGCGGCGATACCCCTGCCGCTGATCGACCTTGCGGGCCTCGCGGCGGGCGCGATGGGCATGTCCTTCCTACGCTTCGAGCTGGCCTGTCTCGCGGGAAAAATCACGCGGTTCGTGCCGGTCGCGCTGTTCGGGCACTGGCTGCGGCTCAACGGCTGGCTATAA
- the rdgB gene encoding RdgB/HAM1 family non-canonical purine NTP pyrophosphatase: MRKLLIATTNQHKLAEFAALLDELPFELVSLRDVGITDDVEETGATFKANAQIKAEAYSQRSGLLTLADDSGLEIAALNGAPGVHSARYGGVTGAAQLALVLKQLEGRPFHERMARFVCVIAIAEPGQPIRFVEGTVPGAIEFEPKGTHGFGYDPIFYLLDRGMTMAELAPEEKNRISHRAQAVNKARTVLHAIAANNAA; encoded by the coding sequence ATGCGAAAGCTCCTGATCGCAACGACCAATCAGCACAAGCTCGCGGAATTTGCCGCGCTGCTCGACGAGCTTCCCTTCGAGCTGGTCAGCCTGCGCGATGTTGGCATCACCGACGACGTGGAGGAAACCGGCGCTACGTTCAAGGCCAACGCCCAGATCAAAGCCGAAGCCTACAGCCAGCGCAGCGGCCTGCTGACTCTGGCCGACGACTCGGGCCTGGAGATCGCCGCGCTGAACGGCGCGCCCGGCGTGCATTCGGCGCGCTATGGCGGCGTGACGGGCGCGGCTCAGCTTGCCCTGGTGCTCAAACAGCTTGAGGGCAGGCCGTTTCACGAGCGTATGGCGCGCTTCGTCTGTGTGATCGCGATTGCCGAGCCGGGCCAGCCGATCCGCTTTGTCGAAGGCACCGTGCCCGGCGCGATCGAATTCGAGCCGAAAGGAACGCATGGCTTCGGCTATGATCCGATCTTCTATCTGCTCGATCGCGGCATGACGATGGCTGAACTGGCGCCTGAGGAAAAGAATCGAATCAGCCATCGCGCGCAAGCAGTTAACAAAGCGCGCACGGTATTACATGCAATCGCTGCAAACAACGCAGCCTGA
- a CDS encoding N-acetyltransferase: MTKAFAVRPATRADVPAIADLLLEGFGHEYGGMLRQRAGRRFIERIHALPGRLNGIIVAVDGESAPIGVAGLRTWEMQARFDRAEEQAMFEELGVGPSILLDVRAALTEPPPYRPQITEAYIYSVAVTQTWRGHGVADSLLEYLHCRAQEMGKSTALLEVVATNRPALRLYERHGYTLVKRRRGLLAWLPLGVSPLLLLCKQL, from the coding sequence TTGACCAAAGCCTTTGCGGTTCGTCCTGCAACGCGCGCGGATGTCCCGGCGATTGCCGATTTGCTGCTCGAAGGATTTGGGCATGAATACGGCGGCATGCTGCGCCAGCGCGCAGGGCGGCGCTTTATCGAGCGTATTCATGCCTTGCCGGGCCGTCTCAATGGGATTATTGTGGCTGTGGACGGAGAAAGCGCGCCGATCGGTGTGGCCGGGCTGCGCACGTGGGAGATGCAGGCGCGCTTCGATCGCGCCGAAGAGCAGGCCATGTTTGAAGAGCTGGGCGTCGGGCCGTCGATCCTGCTCGATGTGCGCGCAGCGCTGACCGAGCCTCCGCCGTATCGACCGCAGATCACCGAGGCGTACATTTACAGCGTCGCGGTCACGCAGACCTGGCGCGGGCATGGCGTGGCCGACAGCCTGCTCGAATACCTGCATTGCCGGGCGCAAGAGATGGGCAAATCGACGGCGCTGCTCGAAGTCGTCGCAACCAATCGACCGGCGCTGCGCTTATACGAGCGTCACGGGTACACGCTGGTCAAGCGACGACGAGGATTATTAGCCTGGCTGCCGCTAGGAGTATCGCCGCTCTTGCTGCTCTGCAAGCAGTTGTAG
- a CDS encoding DUF2089 domain-containing protein — MAYPILTRCPICDGELIATRLDCTNCHGGVEGEFELGLLKRLTSEQLQLIALLVKNRGNMNRVASDLGVHYNTVRNRMDELATAMGFQESAPQPAERPRMDVLEQLGRGELSPEEALERLKSARSQSSS; from the coding sequence ATGGCCTACCCGATTCTAACGCGCTGTCCGATCTGCGACGGCGAGCTGATCGCCACCCGGCTCGACTGTACCAATTGCCACGGCGGCGTGGAAGGCGAGTTTGAGCTGGGGCTGCTCAAACGGCTGACGAGCGAGCAGCTTCAGTTGATCGCGCTGCTGGTGAAGAATCGCGGCAACATGAACCGCGTCGCCAGCGATCTGGGCGTCCACTACAACACCGTTCGTAATCGCATGGACGAGCTGGCAACGGCGATGGGCTTTCAGGAAAGCGCGCCGCAACCGGCGGAGCGTCCGCGTATGGATGTGCTTGAGCAGCTGGGGCGCGGCGAACTCAGCCCTGAAGAAGCGCTGGAACGGCTCAAATCGGCCCGCAGCCAATCGTCGAGCTAG
- a CDS encoding helicase C-terminal domain-containing protein: protein MNTIFVAIDVETTGLEAGTDEIIEVAAVKFRDTEVLETFQRLVRPNHSLPIKIAQLTGINAEELETALPFPQVAPDFVRFVKSYPIVGHSVGFDVRMLSAQGVKLPQPSYDTFELATLLLPGQPSYNLGVLATALGIPHPDAHRALADADVARLLFTNLLQRITALDDTMLNEIVGLSKHTDWTPRVLFETIARERSFTALSRPIQGAPTVDLQTLGVAWRGIKPLEPTNRAAPLELDHVRVFFAPDGPLKQAFPGYEQRAQQLDMTLAVAQAFNEGSTLVVEAPTGTGKSMAYLVPAARYAAERGQRVVVSTNTINLQDQLFFKDIPALQHVIDTSIIRDQGVDVEPFTAALLKGRGNYLCLHRYAKLRRQEQPTPEQARALIKIGLWVKDTQTGDRAELALDESEARVWSDVNVTVDTCIGPRCPEFERCFFYNARRAAEAAHLIVVNHALLLSDVRAESQVLPRYDHVIIDEAHHLEDVATDQLGWSLEQGELLRFLDEVWQSGGARLLSGLLSELPNYFKNSAATPHDLDRAEGFAAALRPQVDRTRQATYELWRQLRGCIERLSKENGYEQRVRLTPQVRSGPIWATVQQAWENVMLPLADIGKGLASLEAHIKTLEGAGLNEYDELLLRLGMLANWAIDTAIAGARVIYGDAEGIQWLALDRQRDNLRLHDAPLHVGPLLESKLFAAKETVVLASATLSIDGSFDYVKQRLGLDSAPVDELQLGSPFDYQRSTLLYLPNDMPEPSDRSYQRSLEDALIALATATGGRMLALFTSNSALRQTYRAIQEPLEDQEIVVLGQGLDGSRRSLLQRFKEHPRAVLLGTSSFWEGVDIVGDALSVLVITKLPFAVPSDPVFAARSELFDDAFTSYAVPQSILKFKQGFGRLIRSKEDRGVVAVLDRRLLTKRYGKLFLGSLPDCSIQQGPLKNLPLAAARWLV, encoded by the coding sequence GTGAACACGATTTTTGTAGCCATCGACGTTGAAACGACAGGGTTAGAGGCGGGAACCGACGAAATTATCGAGGTTGCCGCGGTAAAGTTTCGTGATACGGAGGTGCTGGAAACGTTCCAGCGGCTAGTTCGGCCCAACCATAGCTTGCCGATCAAGATCGCGCAACTGACCGGCATCAACGCCGAGGAGCTGGAAACCGCGCTGCCCTTCCCGCAGGTCGCGCCCGACTTCGTGCGCTTCGTGAAGAGCTACCCGATCGTCGGTCACTCGGTCGGCTTCGACGTGCGCATGCTCAGCGCTCAGGGCGTGAAATTGCCCCAGCCCAGCTACGACACCTTCGAGCTGGCGACGCTGCTGCTGCCGGGCCAGCCGAGCTACAACCTGGGCGTGCTCGCAACGGCGCTTGGTATTCCGCATCCCGATGCCCACCGCGCGCTGGCCGACGCCGACGTTGCCCGTCTGCTCTTCACCAACCTGTTGCAGCGCATCACGGCGCTCGACGACACGATGCTCAACGAGATCGTCGGCCTGAGCAAGCACACCGACTGGACACCGCGCGTGCTCTTCGAGACGATCGCCCGCGAGCGCTCTTTTACGGCGCTCAGCCGTCCAATCCAGGGCGCTCCCACAGTCGATCTGCAAACGCTGGGCGTCGCCTGGCGCGGCATCAAGCCGCTCGAACCGACCAACCGGGCCGCGCCGCTGGAGCTCGATCACGTGCGCGTGTTTTTCGCGCCCGACGGCCCGCTCAAGCAGGCGTTTCCGGGCTACGAGCAGCGCGCACAGCAGCTAGATATGACCCTGGCGGTGGCTCAGGCGTTTAACGAGGGCAGCACGCTTGTGGTGGAAGCGCCAACCGGCACCGGCAAGTCGATGGCATATCTGGTGCCCGCCGCGCGCTACGCCGCCGAGCGCGGACAGCGCGTGGTCGTCTCGACCAACACGATCAACCTTCAGGATCAGTTGTTCTTCAAGGATATTCCGGCGCTGCAACACGTGATCGACACCAGCATCATCCGCGACCAGGGCGTCGATGTCGAGCCGTTTACGGCGGCGCTGCTCAAAGGACGCGGCAATTACCTCTGCCTGCATCGCTACGCCAAGCTGCGCCGCCAGGAGCAGCCAACACCCGAACAGGCTCGCGCGCTGATCAAGATCGGGCTGTGGGTCAAAGATACCCAGACCGGCGACCGGGCGGAGCTGGCGCTCGACGAGAGCGAGGCGCGCGTCTGGTCCGATGTTAATGTCACAGTCGATACCTGCATCGGCCCGCGCTGTCCCGAATTCGAGCGCTGCTTTTTCTACAACGCGCGTCGCGCAGCCGAGGCCGCGCATCTGATCGTCGTCAACCACGCGCTGCTCCTGAGCGACGTGCGCGCCGAAAGCCAGGTCTTGCCGCGCTACGATCATGTAATCATCGACGAGGCGCACCATCTGGAGGATGTCGCCACCGACCAGCTTGGGTGGTCGCTTGAGCAGGGTGAGCTGCTGCGCTTTCTGGACGAGGTGTGGCAATCGGGCGGGGCGCGGCTCTTGAGCGGCCTGCTGTCGGAGCTGCCCAACTACTTCAAAAACTCGGCGGCAACACCACACGACCTCGATCGCGCCGAGGGCTTCGCGGCGGCGCTGCGTCCGCAGGTCGATCGGACCCGTCAGGCGACCTACGAGCTGTGGCGGCAGTTGCGCGGCTGTATCGAGCGGCTGTCCAAGGAGAACGGCTACGAGCAGCGCGTGCGTCTCACGCCCCAGGTGCGCAGCGGGCCGATCTGGGCGACGGTCCAGCAAGCCTGGGAGAACGTCATGCTGCCGCTGGCCGACATCGGCAAGGGCCTGGCGAGCCTTGAGGCGCACATCAAAACGCTGGAGGGCGCTGGCCTGAACGAGTATGACGAGCTGCTGCTGCGCCTGGGCATGCTGGCGAACTGGGCGATCGATACGGCCATCGCCGGAGCGCGGGTGATCTATGGCGATGCCGAGGGCATTCAGTGGCTAGCGCTCGACCGACAGCGCGACAACCTGCGGCTCCACGACGCGCCGCTGCACGTCGGCCCGCTGCTGGAGTCGAAGCTCTTTGCCGCCAAAGAAACCGTCGTGCTGGCCTCGGCCACGCTCTCGATCGACGGCTCGTTTGATTACGTCAAGCAGCGCCTGGGGCTGGACTCCGCGCCCGTGGACGAGCTACAGCTTGGCTCGCCCTTCGACTACCAGCGCTCGACGCTGCTCTACCTGCCCAACGACATGCCCGAACCCAGCGACCGCAGCTACCAGCGGTCGCTCGAAGACGCGCTAATCGCGCTGGCGACGGCGACAGGCGGGCGGATGCTGGCGCTCTTCACCTCGAACAGCGCGCTGCGGCAGACCTACCGAGCGATTCAGGAGCCGCTCGAAGATCAAGAGATCGTCGTGCTGGGGCAAGGCCTGGACGGCTCGCGCCGCTCGCTGTTGCAGCGCTTCAAGGAGCATCCGCGCGCCGTGCTGCTGGGCACAAGCTCCTTCTGGGAGGGCGTGGACATCGTCGGCGATGCGCTGAGCGTGCTGGTGATCACCAAGCTGCCCTTTGCGGTGCCGAGCGATCCGGTCTTTGCGGCGCGCTCCGAGCTATTCGACGACGCCTTCACCAGCTACGCAGTGCCCCAGTCGATCCTGAAGTTCAAGCAAGGCTTTGGTCGGCTCATCCGCTCGAAAGAAGATCGCGGTGTGGTCGCCGTGCTGGACCGGCGATTGCTCACCAAGCGCTACGGCAAGCTCTTTCTCGGATCGCTGCCGGATTGTAGTATCCAGCAGGGGCCGCTCAAAAACTTGCCGCTGGCAGCAGCGCGCTGGCTGGTATAG
- a CDS encoding GNAT family N-acetyltransferase, which yields MRITFQSALQLTLPSVAELQTATYGGGWKSNPTKLADIFRVHNVDLEHSLIAYDGRKLMGLALLGRRRAHGWLYDFGILPAYRGKGLGTRLLMTAAREAAKAGVRSIELDVWEKRDDAIRLYQRVGFQHVRTYLNVEASGDDLRLSELDLPPRLRLAVGRVEDVIGWYAAARDEPEPCWDRGLPSLLTYGDAQLCTVADDQGLVACMHYVARSASGADPNRVRPMFIGLTERSGLEHIRALFSFAARSAFENISTTMFRVALEPEPSKPARLLLDVGMQIAGRALDMRLNIAQLYGS from the coding sequence ATGCGCATCACCTTTCAAAGTGCGCTTCAGCTTACCCTCCCGTCCGTCGCGGAACTGCAAACGGCTACCTACGGCGGCGGCTGGAAATCGAATCCCACAAAGCTCGCCGATATCTTTCGCGTCCATAACGTCGATCTTGAGCACAGCCTGATCGCCTACGACGGGCGTAAGCTGATGGGACTGGCCCTGCTTGGTCGCCGCCGCGCGCACGGCTGGCTCTACGATTTCGGCATTTTGCCCGCCTACCGTGGCAAAGGCTTGGGCACGCGCCTGCTGATGACCGCCGCTCGTGAGGCAGCCAAGGCGGGCGTACGAAGCATTGAGCTCGACGTGTGGGAAAAGCGGGACGACGCGATCCGCCTCTACCAGCGGGTAGGCTTTCAGCATGTGCGCACGTATCTCAACGTCGAAGCCTCAGGAGATGATCTGCGGCTCAGCGAGCTGGATCTGCCGCCGCGATTACGGCTAGCCGTAGGACGGGTCGAGGATGTCATCGGTTGGTACGCCGCCGCGCGGGACGAGCCGGAGCCGTGCTGGGATCGGGGCTTACCTTCGCTGCTGACCTACGGCGATGCCCAGCTCTGCACGGTCGCCGACGACCAAGGACTCGTGGCTTGTATGCACTACGTCGCACGGAGCGCATCAGGAGCCGATCCGAACCGGGTGCGCCCGATGTTTATCGGTCTTACCGAACGATCGGGCCTCGAACACATCCGCGCGCTCTTCAGCTTCGCCGCACGCAGCGCTTTCGAGAATATTTCCACAACCATGTTCCGCGTCGCGCTTGAGCCCGAACCAAGCAAGCCAGCTCGGCTGCTGCTGGATGTTGGGATGCAGATCGCCGGACGCGCGCTCGATATGCGCCTGAACATCGCGCAGCTCTATGGCTCGTAG